A genomic segment from Nitrospirota bacterium encodes:
- a CDS encoding thioredoxin domain-containing protein: protein MKRWKGFVVSALLLIPLLSTIGCADKERIKKIEDDQASILTRLAAVEETQKKILNVLQPQRQQVDYNKVYNLPVGASPVKGDKVGAVTIVEFSDFECPYCAKLQPTIKEVLAAYPKGVNLVFKNFPLSFHKQSRHAVNAALAAGEQGKFWEMHDLLFENYNKMTNDSFQGFAAKLGLDEKKFMADFSSNKYDQLIQQDIDLAGTAEVNGTPTLFINGKRMQGRSIDDFKAAIDGILKK from the coding sequence ATGAAAAGATGGAAAGGTTTTGTCGTATCTGCACTGCTCCTGATCCCGCTATTATCCACCATCGGCTGTGCTGATAAAGAGAGGATCAAGAAGATTGAAGATGACCAGGCAAGCATACTTACCAGATTGGCGGCTGTTGAAGAGACCCAGAAGAAGATATTGAACGTGCTGCAGCCCCAAAGACAGCAGGTCGATTACAACAAGGTGTACAACCTGCCTGTCGGAGCTTCACCTGTAAAAGGTGATAAAGTCGGAGCTGTGACCATTGTGGAGTTCTCAGACTTTGAGTGCCCGTATTGCGCGAAACTCCAGCCTACCATAAAAGAGGTTTTAGCTGCTTATCCAAAAGGTGTCAACCTTGTCTTTAAGAATTTCCCGCTCTCATTCCACAAGCAGTCAAGACACGCGGTCAATGCTGCCCTCGCGGCAGGCGAACAGGGAAAGTTCTGGGAAATGCACGACCTGCTCTTTGAGAACTACAATAAGATGACCAATGACAGTTTTCAAGGATTTGCAGCTAAACTCGGGCTGGATGAAAAGAAGTTCATGGCTGACTTCAGCAGCAATAAATATGACCAGCTTATACAGCAGGATATAGACCTCGCAGGAACCGCTGAGGTAAACGGCACTCCGACACTCTTTATTAACGGCAAGAGGATGCAGGGCAGGTCTATTGATGACTTTAAGGCAGCGATCGACGGGATACTTAAAAAGTAG